One Besnoitia besnoiti strain Bb-Ger1 chromosome VIII, whole genome shotgun sequence DNA segment encodes these proteins:
- a CDS encoding hypothetical protein (encoded by transcript BESB_085610): MSHLSPHRDALRTRHRVVEEVHWRLAHNAKSIPSDSSVGSPSGVSAFRAASPRSHVYADNLSRYSSSSGSLSSAAGTGGGLPPAKKTCSSPGHVFTELESTPFLTTSSAPAAVGNGSQASSSALPEQRSRDAASEESFDAGGAQRRAPASASACLERSEESSGGRGSAHESAYFVNSHFPRGADAARYQDSALGEHFRRTSGGSLEFSSSISRRRPLPGAASHSLALASPTASTPSGAGSGERGPGRGGHGGTPGLGGVRVCGAHEGQYASGSSHSVSSGGISKKGQARLLHAALNCAVGRGSDFPSSSHSAFGHGGHSASSRSAGEGARGERRLESPASAGAVEPTLGVDRDSPAASTDARGGERDER, translated from the coding sequence ATGAGTCACCTCTCCCCGCACCGGGACGCACTGCGCACGCGCCACCGCGTCGTTGAGGAAGTCCACTGGCGCCTGGCGCACAACGCGAAGAGCATTCCTTCTGATTCCTCTGTAGGGAGTCCGAGCGGCGTCAGCGCGTTcagggcggcctcgccgaggTCGCACGTGTACGCTGACAACCTCTCCCGCTACAGCTCGTCGAGCGGTAGCctcagcagcgccgcaggaaCAGGAggcggcctgccgccggcTAAGAAGACGTGCTCATCGCCTGGGCACGTGTTCACCGAGCTCGAGTCGACGCCGTTTCTCACCacctccagcgcgccggccgccgtcgGGAACGGGTCGCAGGCGTCCAGCTCCGCACTGCCTGAGCAGCGCTCTAGAGACGCCGCAAGCGAAGAATCTTTCGACGCAggtggcgcgcagcggcgcgcgccggcctcggcatctgcgtgtctggaaaggagcgaggagagcagTGGAGGTCGCGGCAGCGCACATGAATCTGCGTACTTCGTGAACTCGCATTTCCCcagaggcgcggacgcggcccGGTATCAGGACAGCGCACTTGGCGAGCATTTTCGGCGGACAAGCGGAGGAAGTCTCGAGTTCTCTTCCTCCATAtcgcggcgccgtcccctgccaggcgctgcgtctcacagcctggcgctcgcgtcgcccacAGCCTCGACTCCGtcgggcgccggcagcggcgagcggggcccaggccgcggcggacacGGAGGGACTCCCGGGTTGGGAGGCGTCAGAGTCTGTGGAGCCCACGAGGGTCAGTACGCAAGCGGCAGCTCCCACTCGGTTTCCTCAGGAGGAATTTCCAAGAAAGGTCAAGCGCGGCTGCTCCACGCCGCGCTGAATTGTGCGGTGGGACGCGGCAGTGACTTCCCGTCGTCTTCGCACTCCGCATTTGGGCACGGAGGCCACAGTGCATCCAGCCGGagcgctggagaaggcgccagaggcgagaggaggctgGAAAGCCCCGCGAGTGCGGGGGCCGTGGAGCCCACGCTCGGGGTTGACCGTGACAGCCCAGCGGCATCGACTGATgcacgaggcggcgagagggacGAAAGGTAA